The Clostridium aceticum genomic interval CTGATTTCATTCCTAGCCCAGCTGCATTCAAAACAATCTGATCTCGCCAGAAGGTCTGCCATGGATGGGTTGTATATGCCACAACAGGTGCAATTTTGCTCAATAGATCATATTCTTCTTGAGTGATACCTGAATAAGCTGCCAAGATAACATCTGGCTGAACATCACTAATGGCTTCGTAGTCCAGTCCATCGGTGTCTCTAAAAAGAATAGGATTATCAATTCCTAATTCTTTAAATTTAGCTAATGTCCAGGGCAAAAGACCACTACCATCTGTTACTCCATAGTTTGCTTCGGAGACCCCTACAGGAACTACACCTAAGGCCAATGGCACATCTTGGTTCCCCCAAGAGATGGCAGCAACTCTTTTTGGTTCAGTTTCAATAACTGTTTCTCCAAATACATGTTGGATGGTGATTGGATATACGGTAGAGGAACCAGGTCCATTGCTGTAAGTGTTAGTTTGATCTGCATCAGATGATATTGCTGGTGAGTTTGCACAACCTGTTAGTACAAGAATAAGTAGGATTGCCATTACAAAGATAGACTGTAGTTTTTTGAATTTCATAATATTCTCTTCCTCTCTTTGTTACATAAAATAATGGATGATATTGCGTTAAGCTAAAATATGTATTGATCAACACTGTAATGATTATCATTATACAGCGATAATTATTATCAGTCAACTTATTTATTTGATCTTCTATTGGATTTCTTTTTATACTCATGTCGAAACCTACAGACAAGTGATAACTAAAAAAGTGAACTCGTTTCAGCAAGCTAAAACGAGTTCACTTTGTCTTCAATATGTTTGTACTTAAAATCCTCTCAGTTTTATTATATCAGTCAATGTACAACCTAAATATGTTACTGAATTTATCTATAGTATTAATTCATCTAAAACTAACTTACATATATATCTGAAAATTCTATTTCTACAGCTTGCATAATCCTATTGTCTGGTAGTTGAAACTTCTCTGGTGTAGGGAGGTCATCCTTCTGTTTAGTGATAGGGAGTATTACAGTAAATGTACTGCCACAACCAACTTTACTTTCTAATTCAATAGTACCATCAAAAGCTGATACCAGTGTCTTTACCAGAGATAATCCTATTCCCGTTCCTTCTGCTTGTCGTGTAAGTGTATTGTCCACCTGACCAAAACGTTCAAATACATGTTCTTGCTTGTCCTGTGGTATTCCCACACCTTCATCCTTAACTGAAATTAAAACCTTACTTCCTTCACAGAATACATGAACGTAGATTGAGTTACCCTTAGGTGTAAATTTAATAGCATTAGATAAAAGATTTAATAATATTCTTTCATATTTTTCCTCATCTATAGCCATTTCTAAATCCTCAATACTGCTAGAAAAGTATATACCGACGCCCTTTTGATTAGCAAAGATCAGCACGGACTCTGTTATAGACCGAGATAAAAATACTATATCTAGGTTCCGCTTATGTAACTTCATATGACCTGCGTTATACCTGGTAATATCAAGAAGATTATTTACAAGCCTGATTTGTCTAAAACAATTAGTTTTAATTCTTTTAAGATGCTTTTTTACCTTTTCAGGTAATAGGTGACTATATAAATCATTTATGGCTTGTAATGCAGCATTGATTACATTTAGTGGTGTCTTAAACTCATGGGACATAATTACTAAAAATTCATCCTTTATCTTCATAGCATCCTCAAGAGCCCTGACTTTTTCACTTTTCATTTTAATAATAATCTCATTAAGTTTTTTAGATTCTTGCAATAGTTTATTTTCTCTTTCTAATGCATCACGTCTAATTTTGATCAGCTTGATTTGAGCGTCAATTTTCGCAATAAGCTCACGAGCTTTAAAGGGTTTAACTAAATAATCATCCGCCCCTTCCTCTAATCCTTCTATTCTGGCTTCTTCTCCTGCTCGTGCTGACAGAAGAATAATAGGTATTTCTCTTGTATGAGGATTTGAGCGAAGCTTACGTAAAAGTTCTATGCCCCCCAACCCTGGCATCATCACATCAGTTAATATTAAGCTGGGAGGATTTAATAACGCAACTTCCAAAGCTGTTAGCCCATCAGATACCACCTCAACATCCCATTTTTGTCCTAGGAGACGGTACAAGTACTCCTGCATATCCTTGTTATCCTCAACAATAAGAATTCGATCGGAAGATAATCCAGTAGCAGCAAGCAGCGTTGATGATATCTTAGAATCTACTTCTTTAGTAAATACTTTTGGTACCCAACTAGAGATTTCATCTACATAGGAAGCTGCTCCTGTTTCAATGGAAGTTTCTATATGGCTATGGTCTATTTGATCCTGAGGTAAATGGTCTGAACCTTTAGGTATTTTTATAAAAAATTTACTACCACAGTTTACTTCACTTTCCACTCCAATGAATCCTCCATGAAGTTTTACAAGTTCTTTAATTAAAGATAGACCTATACCACTACCTTCATGGGTCCGTGATTTTACATTCTCCACTCGATGAAATCTGTCAAAAAGCTTAGACTGTTCATGTTTAGGGATTCCTATACCTGTATCCTCCACAGTTAACTTCACATAATCCCCTTGCCACCTTATCGCTACAGTAATCTGTCCATCAAAGGTAAATTTAAACGCATTTATTAAGAGATTAAGAATTATTTTCTCCCACATTCCTTGATCAACATATACTGGTTCCGGTAGTGGCGGGCAATCTATAACCAGCTTCATCCCAACCCTTTCAATCATGGATCTAAAAGCACTTGCTAATTCTGCTGTATAAGTAGACAAATCAGTTGCTCTATAAACCGCCTGAACCCGTCCCGCTTCAATACTAGAAAAGTCCAAAAGTGAGTTAACTAGCTTTAACATCCTTAATGCATTACGGTGGATAGTCTCAAGTTCTCCACGGGTCTCCTCCATTAATGGTCCTTGCAGCAGCTCCTCTAGAGGACCTAGAATTAGCGTTAAAGGTGTACGGAACTCATGACTGATGTTACAGAAAAAGTTGGTTTTAGCTCTATCGATTTCAGCAAGGGCTTCAGCACGTTTTCTCTCTTCCTCATATGCATGAGCCTTGGCAATACCAGCTACAATTTGATTTGCTGTGAGTCTATACATTTCCTTGTATTGTTCATCCAGCACTCGTAAAGGATTTACTCCAGCTATCAGAAAACCATAGGGGTTTGTTTTTCCTGCTCCTGTTAGGCTGAGAATTACCGCAGAATTTAGTACAGTCCCCCAGCCTTTATTAGTGAGGGTCCCGAACCGTGATTCTAGATTATCTACAACCAACATATTATCCGATTTATTAGTTTTACTTAAAGGCCAACCTTCTGCTCCAATTTGTAAATCAATACATGGATTTTTTATAGAACCTTCATATTCACTAAGTCCAGTTGTTGCTATCAAATTGGCTTTCCCTCCATCCTCACTCACTAGGTAGAGAAGGGTGAAGGGAATATCAATATGATACTTTGTTAATATCTCCGCAGATGTTAGACATGCTTCTTCTGCAGACGTCATGGCCACATGTGCCCCTAAATCACGTAACAATCGAAGCTGGCGTTCAAACTGAACTTGAGTTGTTGTATCCTGACAAGTTACAAGTATGCCTCTGATGTTCCCAGCATCATCCCGAATTGGACCATAGGAAAAAGTATAATAGGTTTCTTCTAAAAAACCTCTTCGGTTCATAGGCAATAATAAATGTTCATCCCAAGTGGCACCTTGACCGGTTAGGACTGCATCTACTTTCGGTCCTATAATATGCCAAATTTCCTGCCACACCTCAATGGCTGGTTTCCCTAGAGCTTCTGGATGCTTATTGCCCAGTGAAGATATGTAAGCATCG includes:
- a CDS encoding iron-siderophore ABC transporter substrate-binding protein, with the protein product MKFKKLQSIFVMAILLILVLTGCANSPAISSDADQTNTYSNGPGSSTVYPITIQHVFGETVIETEPKRVAAISWGNQDVPLALGVVPVGVSEANYGVTDGSGLLPWTLAKFKELGIDNPILFRDTDGLDYEAISDVQPDVILAAYSGITQEEYDLLSKIAPVVAYTTHPWQTFWRDQIVLNAAGLGMKSEGQELISELENLIAEKISEYPENIGKTAAFFYFNPSDLGKFYIYLPNDPRAAYLTDLGMMLPESIAKLAKESDSFALELSAENVDLIEDIDIIITYGSDALIEALQANPLLGMIPAVKRGSIAVIEDGTPLAASGTPSALSIPATIDEYLSIIGEAAEKVE
- a CDS encoding ATP-binding protein, producing MDELILPSDNDMKTLVQKLDWSSTSLGTMEEWDASLCSITAMLLENRFPMALWWGDDLTNIYNDAYISSLGNKHPEALGKPAIEVWQEIWHIIGPKVDAVLTGQGATWDEHLLLPMNRRGFLEETYYTFSYGPIRDDAGNIRGILVTCQDTTTQVQFERQLRLLRDLGAHVAMTSAEEACLTSAEILTKYHIDIPFTLLYLVSEDGGKANLIATTGLSEYEGSIKNPCIDLQIGAEGWPLSKTNKSDNMLVVDNLESRFGTLTNKGWGTVLNSAVILSLTGAGKTNPYGFLIAGVNPLRVLDEQYKEMYRLTANQIVAGIAKAHAYEEERKRAEALAEIDRAKTNFFCNISHEFRTPLTLILGPLEELLQGPLMEETRGELETIHRNALRMLKLVNSLLDFSSIEAGRVQAVYRATDLSTYTAELASAFRSMIERVGMKLVIDCPPLPEPVYVDQGMWEKIILNLLINAFKFTFDGQITVAIRWQGDYVKLTVEDTGIGIPKHEQSKLFDRFHRVENVKSRTHEGSGIGLSLIKELVKLHGGFIGVESEVNCGSKFFIKIPKGSDHLPQDQIDHSHIETSIETGAASYVDEISSWVPKVFTKEVDSKISSTLLAATGLSSDRILIVEDNKDMQEYLYRLLGQKWDVEVVSDGLTALEVALLNPPSLILTDVMMPGLGGIELLRKLRSNPHTREIPIILLSARAGEEARIEGLEEGADDYLVKPFKARELIAKIDAQIKLIKIRRDALERENKLLQESKKLNEIIIKMKSEKVRALEDAMKIKDEFLVIMSHEFKTPLNVINAALQAINDLYSHLLPEKVKKHLKRIKTNCFRQIRLVNNLLDITRYNAGHMKLHKRNLDIVFLSRSITESVLIFANQKGVGIYFSSSIEDLEMAIDEEKYERILLNLLSNAIKFTPKGNSIYVHVFCEGSKVLISVKDEGVGIPQDKQEHVFERFGQVDNTLTRQAEGTGIGLSLVKTLVSAFDGTIELESKVGCGSTFTVILPITKQKDDLPTPEKFQLPDNRIMQAVEIEFSDIYVS